The proteins below come from a single Alnus glutinosa chromosome 9, dhAlnGlut1.1, whole genome shotgun sequence genomic window:
- the LOC133878043 gene encoding L-type lectin-domain containing receptor kinase SIT2-like, translating into MAIVLRSLHFLVLVYVSYTLLALAQDETGFIYNGFRDDQANLSLDGLAKIHPNGLLQLTNLSRNAVGHAFYQFPMKFNTTSSLSFSTNFVFAMVPAVEDNGGQGIAFTISPSRNFSHAEANRYLGLFNDSNDNSSANHILAIELNPVPGSDFGNITDHVGIDVNSIDSVEIAPATYFTDKEGKNISLELTSGKPMHLWIDYNETEKFLNVTLAPTTIPKPNRPLLSRHIDLSQYLLESMYVGFSSATGTLASDHYILGWSFNKSGPSQSLDVSSLPPLPKRKETPSLVLITSFIAVAIVLITVAGAVAYILRRKKYEELREDWEEEYGPHRFSYKNLHKATKGFKDTELLGEGGFGKVYIGTLPSNVQIAVKRVSHDSKQGMKEFVAEIVSMGRLRHRNLVQLLGYCRRRGELLLVYDYMPNGSLDRFLYGNKKPNLNWAQRFRIIRGVASGLLYLHEEWEQVVLHRDVKSSNILLDAELNGKLGDFGLARLHDHGTNPQTTSLVGTVGYLAPELYRTGRATTFTDVFAFGAFILEVACGRMPLKVQAQGQAEQVILVDWVTECCRRGAILDTSDPRLEGNYVVEEMELVLKLGLLCSHAIPSARPSMKQVVQFLDGDADLRELPHYNASFDAITSKESYDFLSFPFSQASAPSMSSTDSFVRGGR; encoded by the coding sequence ATGGCAATAGTTCTTAGATCACTTCATTTTCTGGTACTTGTCTATGTTTCCTATACCCTTTTGGCCCTTGCTCAAGATGAAACCGGCTTCATCTACAATGGCTTCCGTGATGATCAAGCCAATCTGAGTCTTGATGGACTCGCAAAAATCCACCCCAATGGTCTATTGCAGCTAACCAATCTTTCACGCAACGCAGTTGGTCATGCTTTCTATCAATTTCCAATGAAATTCAACACAACTTCGTCCCTTTCATTTTCTACAAACTTTGTGTTTGCCATGGTTCCTGCAGTGGAAGACAATGGTGGTCAAGGCATCGCCTTTACCATCAGTCCCTCGAGAAACTTCTCCCATGCTGAAGCAAATCGGTATCTGGGGCTCTTCAATGATTCAAATGACAACTCTTCTGCAAACCACATCTTGGCCATCGAGCTTAATCCTGTTCCGGGGTCTGATTTTGGAAATATTACAGATCATGTGGGAATCGATGTCAACAGCATAGATTCTGTTGAAATTGCTCCCGCAACGTATTTTACCGATAAAGAAGGGAAGAATATAAGCTTAGAGCTCACGAGTGGGAAGCCAATGCATCTTTGGATAGACTACAATGAAACAGAAAAGTTCCTGAATGTAACACTTGCCCCTACCACAATCCCAAAACCAAACAGGCCTCTCTTGTCAAGACACATCGACCTGTCTCAATATCTCTTGGAATCCATGTATGTTGGTTTCTCTTCAGCTACAGGTACACTTGCAAGTGACCACTACATTCTTGGATGGAGCTTTAATAAAAGTGGACCATCACAAAGCCTTGATGTTTCAAGCCTTCCTCCACTTCCAAAGAGGAAAGAGACACCAAGCCTTGTGCTCATCACTTCTTTCATAGCAGTAGCGATCGTGCTGATAACCGTCGCTGGAGCTGTTGCTTACATATTGAGGAGGAAGAAATATGAAGAACTACGAGAAGATTGGGAAGAGGAGTACGGCCCCCACAGGTTCAGCTATAAGAATCTCCACAAAGCAACCAAAGGTTTCAAAGACACGGAACTTCTTGGAGAGGGAGGCTTTGGAAAGGTTTATATAGGAACACTTCCTTCAAATGTACAAATTGCAGTAAAGAGAGTCTCCCATGATTCAAAACAAGGGATGAAGGAATTTGTGGCAGAGATCGTTAGCATGGGAAGATTGAGGCATAGGAACTTGGTGCAGCTCCTGGGCTATTGCCGGCGAAGGGGAGAACTCCTCTTGGTCTATGATTATATGCCCAACGGAAGCCTTGACAGGTTCTTATATGGCAACAAAAAACCAAACCTTAACTGGGCTCAACGATTTCGAATCATCAGAGGAGTAGCATCTGGCCTTCTTTACCTCCATGAAGAGTGGGAGCAAGTTGTTCTCCACCGAGATGTAAAATCAAGCAATATTCTTTTGGATGCTGAATTAAATGGAAAGTTAGGAGATTTTGGCCTTGCAAGATTACACGACCATGGTACCAATCCCCAAACCACCAGTTTGGTTGGGACCGTGGGTTATTTGGCTCCGGAGCTTTACAGAACTGGAAGGGCAACCACTTTCACTGATGTGTTTGCTTTTGGGGCTTTCATCCTCGAAGTGGCTTGTGGAAGGATGCCTTTAAAGGTACAGGCCCAGGGACAGGCTGAACAGGTGATTTTGGTTGATTGGGTCACTGAGTGTTGTAGAAGAGGAGCTATCCTTGATACTAGCGATCCTAGATTGGAAGGTAATTATGTGGTGGAGGAAATGGAATTGGTTTTGAAATTAGGCCTTCTTTGCTCTCATGCAATACCATCTGCTAGGCCCAGCATGAAGCAAGTGGTGCAGTTTTTGGATGGCGATGCTGATCTGCGGGAATTACCACATTACAACGCTTCTTTTGATGCCATTACAAGTAAAGAATCATATGATTTcttgtcatttcctttttcccAGGCTTCTGCTCCTTCCATGTCTAGCACTGATTCATTTGTGAGAGGTGGTCGTTGA
- the LOC133876894 gene encoding LOW QUALITY PROTEIN: L-type lectin-domain containing receptor kinase I.8 (The sequence of the model RefSeq protein was modified relative to this genomic sequence to represent the inferred CDS: substituted 1 base at 1 genomic stop codon) — protein MAIVLRSLHFLVLVYVSYTLLALAQDGNGFIYNGFRDQANLSLDGLAKIHPNGLLQLTNLSQNVVGRAFYQFPMKFNTTSSLSFSTNFVFAMVPHFQKPGSGGHGIAFAISPSTNFTGQGLPNGYLGLFNDSNNGLSTNRILAIELDTVPDPEFGDITTNHVGIDVNGMKSNESAPAMYFSNKEGKNISLNLLSGNPMHLWIDYDEAEKLLNVTLAPTRIPKPNRPLLSTSIDLSQILKESMYAGFSSATGTIGSDHYILGWSFNKSGPSQSLDVSSLPPLPGRRKEKPSLVIITSLIAVAIVLITLAGAVAYILRRKKYEELLEDWEEEYGPHRFSYKNLHKATKGFKDTELLGEGGFGKVYIGILASSNDQIVIXQFGNTLILSRKRRT, from the coding sequence ATGGCAATAGTTCTTAGATCACTTCATTTTCTGGTACTCGTCTATGTTTCCTATACTCTCTTGGCCCTTGCTCAAGATGGAAACGGCTTCATCTACAATGGCTTCCGTGATCAAGCCAATCTGAGTCTTGATGGACTCGCAAAAATCCACCCCAATGGTCTATTGCAGCTAACCAATCTTTCACAAAACGTAGTTGGTCGTGCTTTCTATCAATTTCCAATGAAATTCAACACAACTtcatctctttcattttctacaaACTTTGTGTTTGCCATGGTTCCTCATTTTCAAAAGCCTGGTAGTGGTGGTCACGGCATTGCTTTCGCCATCAGTCCCTCGACAAACTTCACAGGCCAAGGTCTACCAAATGGGTATCTGGGGCTCTTCAATGATTCAAATAACGGCCTTTCAACAAACCGTATTTTGGCCATCGAGCTTGATACTGTTCCGGACCCTGAATTTGGAGATATTACAACGAATCATGTGGGAATCGATGTGAACGGCATGAAATCAAATGAATCAGCTCCTGCAATGTATTTTTCCAATAAAGAAGGGAAGAATATAAGCTTGAATCTCCTGAGTGGGAATCCAATGCATCTTTGGATAGACTATGATGAAGCAGAAAAGTTGCTGAATGTAACACTTGCCCCAACAAGGATCCCAAAACCAAATCGGCCTCTATTGTCAACTTCCATTGATCTGTCTCAAATTCTCAAGGAATCCATGTATGCTGGTTTCTCTTCAGCCACAGGTACAATTGGGAGTGACCACTATATTCTTGGATGGAGCTTTAATAAAAGTGGACCATCACAAAGCCTCGATGTTTCAAGCCTTCCTCCACTTCCAGGGAGGAGGAAAGAGAAACCAAGCCTTGTGATCATCACTTCTCTCATAGCAGTAGCGATTGTGCTGATAACCCTCGCTGGAGCTGTTGCTTATatactgaggaggaagaaataTGAAGAGCTACTAGAAGATTGGGAAGAGGAGTACGGCCCCCACAGGTTCAGCTATAAGAATCTCCACAAAGCAACTAAAGGTTTCAAAGACACGGAGCTTCTTGGAGAGGGAGGCTTTGGAAAGGTTTATATAGGAATACTTGCTTCGTCTAATGATCAAATTGTTATATAGCAATTTGGCAATACTCTTATTTTATCGAGAAAAAGACGTACGTag
- the LOC133876895 gene encoding uncharacterized protein LOC133876895: MEEVKGWNRLFKDERTMGNLQYFPPKKEGGQTFIYPPDDIVEEGISKWRSSLVGQFMDKSLPYFLVKKAVTGMWSQFGDVEVFSLENGMYIFRFQDEATCDEIMESRLWHISNKPLILRKWKPGMQILKLALSSVPVWVKFLHLPMEFWTPNGLSYVASGVGVPLYADKVTKEQKRLGFARVLVELDVNSDCPKEMTICRANGDSVTVGVIYPWLPPKCSSCKAFGHAVFACKKQDKKVWIPKQPKTPKRKTSPVGKQAMPFDRTIRKPVGVSKTKTNAEGLRLSNSFDGLSGDEEMVGVEKPRSPTTFLQVFEKVLLSNGKGKMEGNPGMEGFSPTGGL, encoded by the coding sequence ATGGAGGAAGTCAAGGGCTGGAACAGATTATTCAAGGATGAACGTACCATGGGTAATCTCCAGTATTTTCCACCAAAAAAGGAAGGGGGTCAGACTTTCATTTACCCGCCAGATGATATTGTGGAAGAAGGCATTTCCAAATGGAGATCAAGCCTGGTGGGTCAATTCATGGATAAGTCCTTGCCTTATTTCCTGGTGAAGAAGGCAGTGACTGGTATGTGGAGTCAATTTGGTGATGTTGAAGTGTTCTCTTTGGAAAATGGAATGTATATCTTCCGGTTTCAAGATGAAGCAACTTGTGATGAGATTATGGAGTCCAGATTGTGGCATATCTCTAACAAACCTTTGATTCTCAGGAAGTGGAAACCAGGTATGCAGATCCTAAaacttgctttgtcttctgTTCCTGTGTGGGTTAAGTTTCTGCATTTACCCATGGAATTCTGGACTCCTAATGGTCTTAGCTATGTGGCTAGTGGTGTTGGAGTTCCTCTCTATGCTGATAAAGTTACTAAGGAACAGAAAAGGTTAGGATTTGCTAGGGTATTGGTTGAACTTGATGTTAATTCAGATTGCCCTAAAGAAATGACTATATGTAGAGCTAATGGTGATTCTGTCACTGTGGGGGTAATTTATCCTTGGTTACCTCCAAAGTGTTCTAGTTGTAAGGCTTTTGGTCATGCGGTTTTTGCTTGTAAGAAGCAAGACAAGAAGGTGTGGATTCCTAAACAGCCTAAAACTCCTAAGAGGAAGACTAGCCCTGTGGGTAAGCAGGCTATGCCATTTGATAGAACTATTAGGAAGCCAGTGGGGGTTTCTAAGACTAAAACCAATGCAGAGGGGCTTAGGCTCTCTAATTCATTTGATGGTTTAAGTGGGGATGAGGAGATGGTGGGGGTGGAGAAGCCTAGATCCCCAACCACTTTTCTCCAAGTTTTTGAAAAGGTCCTGTTGAGTAACGGGAAGGGGAAGATGGAAGGTAACCCTGGGATGGAGGGTTTTTCTCCTACTGGTGGGTTATGA
- the LOC133876896 gene encoding uncharacterized protein LOC133876896 → MLNHVWNLFSKAGSLWVAWIEANWLKGRSFWTVPIPASCSWSWKKILKLRDLAKRFIRFKVGRGNKVFLWLDNWHPAGCLLDKYGCRIVHDSGFPLHAKLDVIMKNGAWFWPYARSDDLVEIQSQLHTVEVGDADEPVWNSRSGTYKCSDTWEKLREVHPVVEWWKIVWAPASIPRHSFMLWLVFRDALITKQRMCCWGYSGQILCPFCYGAQESREHLFFRCSFSRRIWTEIMAECSFYNVPLDWDDIVVWSLKVMQGKSLRAVLGRLCFGATVYHTWKQRNDLLHNNTLRTEEAILTRVRWETRVKIVAKGKISHFRKNMNLVAKWNLHFLE, encoded by the coding sequence ATGCTTAACCATgtttggaatttattttcaaaagcagGCTCTTTATGGGTAGCATGGATTGAAGCAAACTGGTTGAAAGGTAGGAGCTTCTGGACAGTTCCTATTCCAGCttcttgttcttggagttggaagaagattCTCAAGCTCCGAGACCTAGCCAAAAGATTCATTCGATTTAAGGTTGGGAGGGGTAATAAGGTGTTCTTGTGGTTGGATAATTGGCATCCTGCAGGCTGTCTTTTGGATAAATATGGTTGTAGAATCGTTCATGATTCAGGTTTTCCCCTGCATGCCAAACTGGATGTCATTATGAAGAATGGTGCTTGGTTTTGGCCTTATGCCCGGTCAGATGATCTTGTTGAGATTCAGAGTCAACTCCACACAGTTGAGGTTGGAGATGCTGATGAGCCAGTATGGAATTCTCGAAGTGGCACATATAAGTGCTCGGATACTTGGGAAAAATTGAGAGAGGTGCATCCGGTAGTTGAATGGTGGAAGATTGTTTGGGCTCCTGCTTCTATCCCTCGGCATTCTTTCATGCTTTGGCTAGTTTTCAGGGATGCTTTGATCACTAAACAACGCATGTGTTGCTGGGGTTACTCAGGACAGATTCTCTGTCCTTTCTGCTATGGAGCTCAAGAGAGCCGTGAGCATCTTTTCTTTAGGTGCAGTTTCAGTAGGCGGATTTGGACTGAAATCATGGCTGAGTGTTCTTTTTACAATGTGCCTTTGGATTGGGATGATATTGTAGTTTGGAGCTTGAAGGTGATGCAGGGGAAAAGTTTAAGAGCAGTTTTGGGTCGACTGTGTTTTGGAGCTACTGTATACCATACATGGAAGCAGAGGAACGACCTTTTGCACAATAACACTCTACGCACGGAGGAAGCAATTTTGACTCGTGTTAGGTGGGAAACTCGAGTGAAGATTGTAGCAAAAGGGAAGATCAGCCATTTCAGGAAGAATATGAACCTTGTTGCTAAATGGAATTTGCATTTTCTGGAGTAA
- the LOC133877752 gene encoding probable L-type lectin-domain containing receptor kinase I.6 gives MAIVLRSLHFLVLVYVSYTLLALAQDETGFIYNGFRDDQANLSLDGLAKIHPNGLLQLTNLSRNAVGHAFYQFPMKFNTTSSFSFSTNFVFAMVPEPKTIGGHGIAFTISPSRDFTQAHANRFLGLFNDSNNNSPTNHILAIELDPVPGADFGDIENHVGIDVNSIDSVEIAPATYFTDKEGKNISLELTSGKPMHLWIDYNETEKFLNVTLAPTTIPKPNRPLLSRHIDLSQYLLESMYVGFSSATGSLASYHYILGWSFNKSGPSQSLDVSSLPPLPKRKETPSLVLITSLIAVAIVLITVAGAVAYILRRKKYEELREDWEEEYGPHRFSYKNLHNATKGFKDTELLGEGGFGKVYIGTLPSNVQIAVKRVSHDSKQGMKEFVAEIVSMGRLRHRNLVQLLGYCRRRGELLLVYDYMPNGSLDRFLYGNKKPKLNWAQRFRIIRGVASGLLYLHEEWEQVVLHRDVKSSNILLDAELNGKLGDFGLARLHDHGTNPQTTGLVGTVGYLAPELYRTGRATTFTDVFAFGAFILEVACGRMPLKVQALGQAEQVILVDWVTECCRRGSILDTSDPRLEGNYVVEEMELVLKLGLLCSHAIPAARPSMRQVVQFLDGDADLRELPCYNASFDAITSNESSDFMSFPFSQASGPSMSSTDSFVRGGP, from the coding sequence ATGGCAATAGTTCTTAGATCACTTCATTTTCTGGTACTTGTCTATGTTTCCTATACCCTTTTGGCCCTTGCTCAAGATGAAACCGGCTTCATCTACAATGGCTTCCGTGATGATCAAGCCAATCTGAGTCTTGATGGACTCGCAAAAATCCACCCCAATGGTCTATTGCAGCTAACCAATCTTTCACGCAACGCAGTTGGTCATGCTTTCTATCAATTTCCAATGAAATTCAACACAACttcatctttttcattttctacaaACTTTGTGTTTGCCATGGTTCCTGAACCGAAAACCATTGGTGGTCACGGCATCGCCTTTACCATCAGTCCCTCGAGAGACTTCACCCAAGCTCATGCAAATCGGTTTCTGGGGCTCTTCAATGATTCAAATAACAACTCTCCTACAAACCACATCTTGGCCATCGAGCTTGATCCTGTTCCGGGGGCTGATTTTGGAGATATTGAAAATCATGTGGGAATCGATGTCAACAGCATAGATTCTGTTGAAATTGCTCCCGCAACGTATTTTACCGATAAAGAAGGGAAGAATATAAGCTTAGAGCTCACGAGTGGGAAGCCAATGCATCTTTGGATAGACTACAATGAAACAGAAAAGTTCCTGAATGTAACACTTGCCCCTACCACAATCCCAAAACCAAACAGGCCTCTCTTGTCAAGACACATCGACCTGTCTCAATATCTCTTGGAATCCATGTATGTTGGTTTCTCTTCAGCCACAGGTAGTCTTGCAAGTTACCACTACATTCTTGGATGGAGCTTTAATAAAAGTGGACCATCACAAAGCCTTGATGTTTCAAGCCTTCCTCCACTTCCAAAGAGGAAAGAGACACCAAGCCTTGTGCTCATCACTTCTCTCATAGCAGTAGCGATCGTGCTGATAACCGTCGCTGGAGCTGTTGCTTACATATTGAGGAGGAAGAAATATGAAGAACTACGAGAAGATTGGGAAGAGGAGTACGGCCCCCACAGGTTCAGCTATAAGAATCTCCACAACGCAACCAAAGGTTTCAAAGACACGGAACTTCTTGGAGAGGGAGGCTTTGGAAAGGTTTATATAGGAACACTTCCTTCAAATGTACAAATTGCAGTAAAGAGAGTCTCCCATGATTCAAAACAAGGGATGAAGGAATTTGTGGCAGAGATCGTTAGCATGGGAAGATTGAGGCATAGGAACTTGGTGCAGCTCCTGGGCTATTGCCGGCGAAGGGGAGAACTCCTCTTGGTCTATGATTATATGCCCAACGGAAGCCTTGACAGGTTCTTATATggcaacaaaaaaccaaaacttaACTGGGCTCAACGATTTCGAATCATCAGAGGAGTAGCATCTGGCCTTCTTTACCTCCATGAAGAGTGGGAGCAAGTTGTTCTCCACCGAGATGTAAAATCAAGCAATATTCTTTTGGATGCTGAATTAAATGGAAAGTTAGGAGATTTTGGCCTTGCGAGATTACACGACCATGGTACCAATCCCCAAACCACCGGTTTGGTTGGGACCGTGGGTTATTTGGCTCCGGAGCTTTACAGAACTGGAAGGGCAACCACTTTCACTGATGTGTTTGCTTTTGGGGCTTTCATCCTCGAAGTGGCTTGTGGAAGGATGCCTTTAAAGGTACAGGCCCTGGGACAGGCTGAACAGGTGATTTTGGTTGATTGGGTCACTGAGTGTTGTAGAAGAGGATCTATCCTTGATACTAGCGATCCTAGATTGGAAGGTAATTATGTGGTGGAGGAAATGGAATTGGTTTTGAAATTAGGCCTTCTTTGCTCGCATGCAATACCAGCTGCTAGGCCTAGCATGAGGCAAGTGGTGCAGTTTTTGGATGGCGATGCTGATCTGCGGGAATTACCATGTTACAACGCTTCTTTTGATGCCATTACAAGTAACGAATCATCTGATTTCATGTCCTTTCCTTTTTCCCAGGCTTCTGGTCCTTCCATGTCTAGCACTGATTCATTTGTGAGAGGTGGTCCTTGA
- the LOC133877753 gene encoding D-xylose-proton symporter-like 3, chloroplastic yields MFSKLPLLSGRRLRFHVGVQKEYASGEEDDKLASDATYQENFAWSSVILPFLFPALGGLLFGYDIGATSGATISLQSPELSGTTWFNFSAVQLGLVVSGSLYGALFGSILVYPIADFLGRRRELIIAAVLYVLGGLITAYAPGLGVLLVGRLLYGLGIGLAMHGAPLYIAETCPSQIRGTLVSLKELFIVLGILLGYFVGSFQIDVVGGWRYMFGVSVTIALIMGLGMWILPPSPRWLLLRAVQGKGSVQDYKEKAVVALSKLRGRHPGDKLSERQIEDTFVSLKYAYADQESEGSFLEVFQGPSLKAFLIGGGLVLFQQITGQPSVLYYAGPILQTAGFSAASEATRVSVVIGVFKLLMTWIAILKVDNLGRRPLLIGGVSGMAVSLFLLSAYYKFLGGFPFVAVAGLLLYVGCYQISFGPISWLMVSEIFPLRTRGRGISLAVLTNFGSNAIVTFAFLPLKEILGAENLFLLFGAIALLSLLFVLLIVPETKGLSLEEIESKISK; encoded by the exons ATGTTCTCAAAATTACCTTTGCTTTCTGGCCGTCGACTCCGATTCCAT GTGGGAGTACAGAAAGAGTATGCTTCTGGGGAAGAGGATGACAAGCTTGCCTCTGATGCAACGTATCAGGAGAATTTTGCTTGGTCTTCTGTGATTCTACC gtttttgttCCCAGCCTTGGGAGGTTTGTTATTTGGGTATGACATCGGTGCCACTTCTGGTGCTACCATCTCATTGCAG TCACCTGAGCTCAGTGGAACAACTTGGTTCAACTTTTCAGCCGTTCAGCTTGGACTTGTG GTCAGTGGTTCTCTTTATGGAGCTCTTTTTGGTTCTATTCTTGTCTACCCAATTGCAGACTTCCTTG GGAGGAGGCGAGAACTTATCATAGCAGCTGTGCTGTATGTTCTTGGTGGTCTGATCACTGCCTATGCTCCGGGCCTTGGTGTCCTTTTAGTAGGAAGGCTGCTCTATGGCCTTGGTATTGGTTTG GCCATGCATGGGGCTCCTCTCTATATCGCAGAAACTTGCCCATCTCAGATTCGTGGAACTCTAGTATCTTTGAAGGAACTGTTCATAGTTCTGGGGATTCTG TTGGGTTATTTTGTTGGAAGCTTTCAGATTGATGTAGTTGGTGGGTGGCGTTACATGTTTGGAGTTAGTGTAACAATTGCTTTAATTATGGGACTAGGCATGTGGATTCTTCCACCATCTCCACGCTGGTTACTTCTTAGGGCCGTACAAGGTAAAGGCTCTGTACAAGATTACAAAGAGAAGGCCGTTGTTGCCCTGAGCAAACTAAGGGGCCGTCATCCTGGTGACAAATTGTCTGAGAGGCAAATAGAAGACACCTTTGTCTCATTGAAATATGCATATGCGGATCAGGAATCTGAGGGCAGTTTCTTGGAGGTCTTTCAAGGCCCAAGTTTGAAAGCGTTCCTAATTGGCGGAGGTTTGGTCCTTTTTCAACAG ATAACTGGACAACCAAGTGTTCTATATTATGCAGGCCCAATACTTCAG ACTGCTGGATTCTCCGCTGCCTCTGAAGCTACCCGAGTTTCAGTTGTAATTGGTGTGTTCAAA TTACTAATGACATGGATAGCTATCCTAAAAGTAGATAATCTTGGGAGAAGACCCCTGCTAATTGGAGGGGTCAGCGGCATG GCTGTCTCTTTGTTTCTGCTTTCTGCTTATTATAAGTTCCTTGGAGGGTTCCCTTTTGTTGCTGTAGCTGGTCTTCTTCTCTATGTTGGTTGCTACCAG ATATCATTTGGGCCGATCAGTTGGCTTATGGTGTCGGAGATATTCCCACTTCGGACAAGAGGGCGAGGGATCAGTCTGGCAGTTCTTACTAACTTTGGTTCAAATGCCATTGTGACCTTTGCTTTCTTACCATTGAAG GAGATTCTAGGAGCGGAAAACCTCTTCCTTCTTTTTGGGGCTATTGCTTTGTTGTCACTTTTGTTTGTATTGCTCATTGTCCCGGAGACCAAAGGTCTGAGCTTGGAAGAGATCGAGTCCAAAATTTCAAAGTGA